A stretch of Dama dama isolate Ldn47 chromosome 22, ASM3311817v1, whole genome shotgun sequence DNA encodes these proteins:
- the ANKRD54 gene encoding ankyrin repeat domain-containing protein 54 isoform X2 encodes MPTMWKQQLLEDGADPCAADDKGRTALHFASCNGNDQIVQLLLDHGADPNQRDGLGNTPLHLAACTNHVPVITTLLRGGARVDALDRAGRTPLHLAKSKLNILQEGHSQCLEAVRLEVKQIIQMLREYLERLGRHEQRERLDDLCTRLQMTSTREQVDEVTDLLASFTSLSLQMQNMEKR; translated from the exons CAGCTCCTGGAGGATGGCGCGGACCCCTGTGCAGCTGACGACAAGGGCCGCACTGCCCTGCACTTTGCCTCCTGCAATGGCAACGACCAGATTG TGCAGCTGCTTCTGGACCACGGAGCCGACCCCAACCAGCGAGATGGGCTGGGGAACACGCCACTGCACCTGG CGGCCTGCACCAACCACGTCCCCGTCATCACCACGCTGCTGCGAGGAG GTGCCCGGGTGGACGCCCTGGACCGAGCGGGACGCACGCCTCTGCACCTGGCTAAGTCCAAGCTCAACATCCTGCAGGAAGGCCATTCCCAGTGCCTGGAGGCCGTGCGGTTGGAGGTGAAGCAG ATCATCCAGATGCTGAGGGAGTACCTGGAGCGCCTTGGGCGGCACGAGCAGCGAGAGCGGCTTGACGACCTCTGCACCCGCCTCCAGATGACAAGCACCCGCGAGCAG GTGGACGAAGTGACCGACCTGCTGGCCAGCTTCACCTCCCTTAGCTTGCAGATGCAGAACATGGAGAAGAGGTAG